In a genomic window of Pseudoxanthomonas indica:
- the ruvA gene encoding Holliday junction branch migration protein RuvA, protein MIGRLRGILSHKQPPWLIIDVGGVGYELEAPMSTFYDLPELGREVSLFTHYAQKEDSVSLYGFLRESERRLFRDVQKVSGIGAKIALAILSGVSVDEFARLLQAGDVTALTRVPGIGKKTAERLVVELRDRAADLAGGGVTLSAGVPADPQSEATVALQQLGYKPAEAARMVRDAAAAGDDAALIIRKALQSALR, encoded by the coding sequence ATGATTGGTCGTCTGCGCGGCATCCTTTCGCACAAGCAGCCACCGTGGCTGATCATCGACGTGGGCGGCGTGGGTTACGAGCTGGAAGCGCCGATGAGCACGTTCTACGACCTGCCGGAACTGGGTCGTGAGGTCAGCCTGTTCACCCATTACGCGCAGAAGGAAGACAGCGTCTCGCTGTACGGTTTCCTGCGCGAGAGCGAACGCCGCCTGTTCCGCGACGTGCAGAAGGTCAGCGGCATCGGCGCCAAGATTGCGCTGGCGATCCTTTCCGGCGTCAGCGTGGACGAGTTCGCGCGACTGCTGCAGGCTGGCGACGTGACCGCGCTGACCCGCGTGCCCGGCATCGGCAAGAAGACGGCCGAGCGCCTGGTGGTGGAATTGCGCGACCGCGCGGCCGATCTGGCCGGTGGCGGCGTCACCCTCAGTGCCGGTGTGCCGGCCGATCCGCAGTCCGAAGCCACCGTCGCCCTGCAGCAACTGGGCTACAAGCCGGCCGAAGCCGCACGCATGGTCCGCGATGCCGCGGCCGCGGGCGACGACGCTGCCCTGATCATCCGCAAGGCCTTGCAGTCAGCCCTGCGCTGA
- a CDS encoding potassium transporter Kup, which yields MSASASSSSSASHAGGHGHDHGHGHGKQGLAGLVIAAGGVVFGDIGTSPLYTLKEAFSEHFHLQANHDTVLGILSLVFWAMMIVVTLKYVSIIMRADNEGEGGIMALMALTQRTLKRGSRTAYVVGILGIFGASLFFGDGVITPAITVLGAVEGLRVAAPGLEHFIVPITIVILLTVFMVQRFGTQKVGRVFGPVMMAWFLSIGALGIHNIIDAPEVLKALNPIWGAKFFIQHGWHSVLILGVVVLAVTGGEALYADMGHFGVKPIRYAWYTLVLPCLTLNYLGQGAFVLDHPAAVVNPFYEAMPGWALYPMIILATMAAVIASQAVITGAFSVARQAMQLGYIPRMQIKHTSHDTIGQIYIPGINWILMVCVLAVVLMFQDSTRLAAAYGISVSATMLIDTLLLALVARALWPKTGGVIIALCVVFFIVDAGFVFANGAKFFQGAWFPVVLGILVFTLLRTWRRGRELLSAEIRKEGIQLDTFLPGLMLAPPVRVPGTAVFLTAQTGMVPHALMHNLKHNKVLHERNVFLTVETLPVPIAPPEKRLKIESIGDEFFRVIIKFGFMETPDVPQALMRSCDRGGIYFDPMETTYFASRESIVASAHRGMPVWRDKLFAVMHRNAAPATGFFRIPGNRLVELGAQVEI from the coding sequence ATGTCCGCCTCTGCTTCCTCTTCTTCTTCCGCCTCGCATGCCGGCGGACACGGCCACGATCATGGCCACGGCCACGGCAAGCAGGGCCTGGCCGGGCTGGTGATCGCCGCCGGTGGCGTGGTGTTTGGCGACATCGGCACCAGCCCGCTGTACACGCTGAAGGAAGCCTTCTCCGAACACTTCCACCTGCAGGCCAACCACGACACCGTGCTGGGCATCCTGTCGCTGGTGTTCTGGGCGATGATGATCGTGGTGACGCTGAAGTACGTGTCCATCATCATGCGCGCCGACAACGAGGGCGAGGGCGGCATCATGGCGCTGATGGCGCTGACCCAACGCACCCTCAAGCGCGGTTCGCGCACCGCCTACGTGGTGGGCATCCTCGGCATCTTCGGCGCCTCGCTGTTCTTCGGCGACGGCGTGATCACCCCGGCAATCACCGTGCTGGGCGCGGTCGAAGGCCTGCGCGTGGCCGCGCCGGGGCTGGAACATTTCATCGTGCCGATCACCATCGTGATCCTGCTGACCGTGTTCATGGTCCAGCGCTTCGGCACGCAGAAGGTCGGCCGCGTGTTCGGCCCGGTGATGATGGCCTGGTTCCTGTCGATCGGCGCGCTGGGCATCCACAACATCATCGATGCGCCGGAAGTGCTGAAGGCGCTCAACCCGATCTGGGGCGCGAAGTTCTTCATCCAGCATGGCTGGCACTCGGTGCTGATCCTGGGCGTGGTGGTGCTGGCCGTCACCGGCGGCGAGGCGCTGTACGCGGACATGGGCCATTTCGGCGTCAAGCCCATCCGCTATGCCTGGTACACCCTGGTGCTGCCGTGCCTGACCCTGAACTACCTGGGGCAGGGCGCGTTCGTGCTGGATCACCCGGCCGCCGTGGTCAATCCGTTTTACGAAGCCATGCCGGGCTGGGCGCTGTATCCGATGATCATCCTGGCCACCATGGCCGCGGTGATCGCCTCGCAGGCGGTGATCACCGGCGCGTTCTCGGTGGCGCGCCAGGCCATGCAGCTGGGCTACATCCCGCGCATGCAGATCAAGCACACCTCGCACGACACCATCGGCCAGATCTACATCCCCGGCATCAACTGGATCCTGATGGTCTGCGTGCTGGCGGTGGTGCTGATGTTCCAGGATTCCACCCGCCTGGCCGCGGCCTACGGCATCTCGGTCTCGGCCACGATGCTGATCGATACCCTGCTGCTGGCGCTGGTGGCGCGCGCGCTGTGGCCCAAGACCGGCGGCGTGATCATCGCGCTGTGCGTGGTGTTCTTCATCGTCGATGCCGGTTTCGTGTTCGCCAATGGCGCCAAGTTCTTCCAGGGCGCCTGGTTCCCGGTGGTGCTGGGCATCCTGGTGTTCACCCTGCTGCGCACCTGGCGTCGTGGCCGCGAACTGTTGAGTGCCGAAATCCGCAAGGAAGGCATCCAGCTCGATACCTTCCTGCCCGGCCTGATGCTGGCCCCGCCCGTACGCGTGCCCGGCACGGCGGTGTTCCTGACCGCGCAGACCGGCATGGTCCCGCATGCGCTGATGCACAACCTCAAGCACAACAAGGTGCTGCACGAGCGCAACGTGTTCCTGACCGTGGAAACCCTGCCGGTGCCCATCGCGCCGCCGGAGAAGCGCTTGAAGATCGAATCGATCGGCGACGAGTTCTTCCGCGTCATCATCAAGTTCGGTTTCATGGAAACCCCGGACGTGCCGCAGGCGTTGATGCGTTCCTGCGACCGCGGCGGCATCTACTTCGATCCGATGGAAACCACCTACTTCGCCAGCCGCGAGAGCATCGTGGCCAGCGCCCACCGGGGCATGCCGGTCTGGCGCGACAAGCTGTTCGCGGTCATGCACCGCAATGCGGCGCCGGCGACGGGATTCTTCCGGATTCCCGGCAATCGCCTGGTCGAACTGGGCGCGCAGGTGGAGATTTGA
- the ruvB gene encoding Holliday junction branch migration DNA helicase RuvB: MTDDRIISAGANREDEAIEASIRPKRLDEYLGQKPVREQLDIYIQAAKQRGEALDHVLIFGPPGLGKTTLSHVIANELGVNMRVTSGPVIEKAGDLAALLTNLQPHDVLFVDEIHRLSPVVEEVLYPAMEDFQIDIMIGEGPAARSIKLDLPPFTLIGATTRAGLLTAPLRDRFGITQRLEFYTSEELTSIVRRSARILGIDCEPQGAAEIARRSRGTPRIANRLLRRVRDYAQVKADGHINSDVANAAMQMLKVDPEGFDDLDRRMLRTIVDSFDGGPVGVESLAAALSEERGTLEDVIEPYLIQQGFLIRTARGRMATSKAYRHLGLKPRRELELGAAGSEEMF; this comes from the coding sequence ATGACCGACGACCGCATCATTTCCGCCGGGGCCAACCGCGAGGACGAGGCCATCGAGGCCAGCATCCGGCCCAAGCGCCTGGACGAGTACCTGGGCCAGAAGCCGGTCCGCGAACAGCTGGACATCTACATCCAGGCCGCCAAACAGCGCGGTGAGGCGCTGGACCATGTGCTGATCTTCGGTCCGCCTGGCCTGGGCAAGACCACGTTGAGCCATGTCATCGCCAACGAGCTGGGGGTGAACATGCGAGTGACCTCCGGCCCGGTGATCGAGAAAGCCGGCGATCTGGCCGCCCTGCTGACCAACCTGCAGCCGCACGACGTGCTGTTTGTCGACGAGATCCATCGCCTGTCGCCGGTGGTGGAAGAAGTGCTGTATCCGGCGATGGAAGATTTCCAGATCGACATCATGATCGGCGAAGGCCCGGCGGCCCGCTCGATCAAGCTGGACCTGCCGCCCTTCACCCTGATTGGCGCCACCACCCGCGCCGGCCTGCTGACCGCACCGCTGCGCGACCGCTTCGGCATCACCCAGCGGCTGGAGTTCTACACCAGCGAAGAATTGACCAGCATCGTGCGGCGCTCGGCGCGGATCCTGGGCATCGACTGCGAGCCGCAGGGTGCGGCCGAGATCGCGCGCCGCTCGCGCGGCACCCCGCGTATCGCCAACCGGCTGCTGCGCCGCGTCCGCGACTATGCGCAGGTCAAGGCCGATGGCCATATCAACAGCGACGTGGCCAATGCCGCCATGCAGATGCTGAAAGTGGACCCGGAAGGCTTCGACGATCTGGATCGGCGCATGCTGCGCACCATCGTCGACAGCTTCGACGGCGGTCCGGTGGGTGTGGAATCGCTGGCTGCGGCATTGTCCGAAGAACGCGGCACATTGGAAGATGTCATCGAGCCTTACCTGATCCAGCAGGGCTTCCTGATCCGCACCGCGCGCGGCCGCATGGCCACCTCCAAAGCCTACCGCCACCTGGGCCTCAAGCCCCGTCGCGAACTGGAACTGGGCGCGGCCGGCAGTGAGGAAATGTTCTGA
- the ybgC gene encoding tol-pal system-associated acyl-CoA thioesterase, with product MTSPSRNVPLFSWPTRVYWEDTDAGGVVYHAQYVAFLERARTEWLRANGHHQEQLRNEHDLVFVVRAMTLDFLRPARLDDLLQVQLGLRQCKRASVIFVQRLLRGEELLLEAEVKVACLAASSFKPKALPEPLYEEFKSFESP from the coding sequence TTGACGTCCCCGTCACGGAATGTGCCTTTATTCAGTTGGCCGACACGGGTCTATTGGGAAGATACGGACGCAGGCGGCGTTGTCTACCATGCCCAGTACGTAGCCTTCCTGGAACGCGCGCGCACCGAATGGTTGCGCGCCAATGGCCATCATCAGGAACAGCTGCGCAACGAGCATGATCTGGTTTTCGTCGTGCGCGCCATGACCCTGGATTTCCTGCGTCCGGCGCGGCTGGATGATCTGCTGCAGGTGCAACTGGGCCTGCGCCAGTGCAAGCGGGCCAGCGTGATCTTCGTCCAGCGGTTGTTGCGCGGCGAGGAACTGCTGCTGGAAGCCGAGGTCAAGGTAGCGTGCCTGGCCGCGTCGAGCTTTAAACCCAAAGCGCTGCCCGAACCGTTGTATGAAGAATTCAAGTCGTTCGAATCGCCCTGA